The DNA window GAAATATGTGCCAGAGGAATCTGATGGCAATCAGTCATTCCAAATTCCTGGGAGAGTTACTTCGTCTGATGACCGatttaatatgcaaatatatatgCATCCAAATTAGATAACAGCAGGGGTATCGTCAAATTATTCATATCTTTCTGCATAATGTTCCATTCTTTATGAGCCTCTTCCCACATTGTGTTTACATGCCTTGAGTGTGTAGGGTACACCCACATGCATAAATAGCTTGTGCTGTTGTCTGGTTGTTCGTGCAGAATTAAATGCTTTTGTCCCACTATGAGAACACATATTATTCTTGTGTATTGTTATTTGTATAATTTGCTTTTGATTACATAATACATCAAATTAACCTTTACTTAGCAACTGTCATTTGATGCTAAATAAAATCCTATCTAAATGGAGACTCACTGAGACTGTACTTGctgcatttcttattttatatttaacaaaACCCTTTTTCTGTAGCCGTATTCTTTTTCTAGCAAACTGCAGAAGTTGAACAACAAAGCTATGTTTTTGGGTTCCAAAAAGCACTGCAGTAGCCACACGTGAAGATATGAAATTGGTAACCTTTATATCATTTGAGGCTTTAGGCCGAGGTAAATGCTGTCTTGTTCTATTAGCTGTAAATACGACAGCTGTACAAAATTACACCAAAAACAAGGAACAGTTGATTCCCGTGAGCAAGGAGCAGATTTGACAAGGACATCTTTGTCATTTCATATCTGATAGTGTGGACATTTCCCAAAGTGTCACTAAGCTCCGCATGTGGACAAAGTTGCGGACTGCTCAACGCGCACATGGCTGGCTGGCACACAGCCAGTTGGCTTCAACCTTGAAACCCTTGGGGAGCATTTAAAGGTGTAGGCCTTTTGTCTGTTCAAGACTCTATCTACGTGTCAAGGGTAGGCTAACACTCGAAAGCAAAATACTATATTATACGGATATTTAGGTTGCATCCATTATACATTTTAACCAAGATCCAAACGTCACGTGGTAGCAGTccagatgtaatgtaacgtgATTTAGAATGAACTGCTGTTATCATCGttcttcccctccccctcttgaCGCTTGTGTGGCGTTTGCTGATTTTGGATGGTCAGATTATTGCAAATTACGCATTAATTAGGCGTGCTTTGTAACACCAGCCTGGATAGCCATACTCTGAACATCACACCACGTCCTCGCTCACATTTGCAAGAGAACATGCCGTTATTTGcgaaattattttttactttcgGAGGTGCAAAGCTGTGCGGACCCAGTTCTGAAATGCGTTACTCAACTTTGTATCAGAAAGTTTTGAAAGGAGCAGAAAAGAGGCACTTTGGGACACAGGGGTATCCAATGAACAAGCGGCTCCAGTGACTACACCGCCCAATGTTCCAGGCAGACACGCCCCCAGCGTGGATAGAAACAGCACTAATAAGAGAACAGTATACTGTCACCATGCAGGGGAGAGGATAGAAGCAACGATgggagttttatttttaatcattgtTAACTTTATTGGCTTTTTACCATCAACAAATCTCCTGTAGTACGAGGGAACGTGTCGCCTAATGTATTTACGTTTCGATTCTAATCGTTTTGCGACCAGGATGTTATTTTCGCTGAAAAGCCGGTAAGCTCATAAAGTGAGTTTTCTCTAATGTGACATCCAGCTACCTCCATATCAGCATCATACAAAAGGGAGAGCCACCGGGGATCGGGATTTTTTTAACCAAGCAGTCTTTTTTTGAATGTCACGAAGAAACGCAGGGGCAATCTATTTAACGAAATGGATCACTTTGCTGCAGAGTGCCTTGTGTCAATGTCCAGTCGTGCCATTGTCCACGATCCCAAAGGGAACCGAGAGATTAAACCAGAAACTGCGTCTGCCCCGCGAAACGGAGAGGAGACTAAAGATCCTCTGGTGAAAGACAATTCCTCTATTTTCGTCGTGGCCAGGATTTTAGCCGATTTCAACCAGCAAAACCCCACCAGTTTTGCCAACCAGGCAGAGGAGAATAAACCGCCGACCCTTTCACGAGAGGACGGAAACTCTGCCACACCTACCACCGTCAACGTCGAAGCGGGTCCCAAACAAAGAGGCAAACGTGTGAGGGGTCGAATTGAACATGAATCTCCCCAGAAAAAGCACAAATGCCACTATTCAGGTTGTGAAAAAGTTTATGGCAAATCGTCCCATCTCAAAGCCCATCtaaggacacacacaggtcagttcAATTTTATGCAAAGCGTTTGCTAATCCCAGAAAAGTAGCCTACACGGGCGACGAAATATAGCTACATAATTTTCATATGTCTGTGGATTTTTACTGtgtgatgaagaaaaaaaacacgaaGTTAACACCAATGTAGGCTACAATTTGCAGAACACAGAACTCCACCCACTTGTGAATTCTAGTAGTAGTTGGAACAAAGACACTACTGGTTATCTGCGTGCAAATATACGcgtaaaaatacacacatagtGAACAATATAGCGAAGCATTTGTGTCTTAAGCTACTGCTTACATGCGAATTAAATATCACTGACTGGCAGGTTTATAAAACGCTTTTATCGTTACTGGTCTATAGTATAGTAACACAggaatacaaaatacattaaaataatcattttttgGTCGATACACTCCCAGTTGTACTTGTCCATTCTACTTCGACTTCCGAACCTCATTGGCTTGTATCAGAGCGCCTGACGCCCGGCTTCTGCGAAAATGCGGTGAAAAACAAGCGATGTTGCGCGTGTAACGTTTGCACGTGACTTGCTCTCAAACAAGTCGAAAGTGCTCGACTATATCGCGGTTTCAGACATGTGAGCTAGAGCGCAGGTAAAATAAACCACTGTGCAAACGGCAATAAGTTTCAACCATTAAGGCTACAGTGAATACAACTACACAAAACGTAAAGCCCGAAAACCAAAAACTTGCGATGCGCGGCGTCACCTTGCTGGGAAAAGCCTCAATATATTGAATCTGTTGAGATTTCGGTAGAATGGCAATAGTTTTATAATCCTCTGGAACTGTAGAAATAGCTCTTCAATATATAGGAAAAGTGGGGGTTGGTAAGACTTCTGCAGTTGCCCATCTCTGACTCTTTTGCTCTTTGTTGTGACGTGCCACACCCCCACCAGAGCAGACTGCCAGCTGATCTGGCTAGCAACAGACGCAGCTAGCTGAGCTCAGAAAGGAGGAAGAGGGTGTACGTGCAGGCGGTCCAGTATGATACCGATGGgatgaaaaaataaacgaaAGACCATCTTTAGATCATACGTTTCCAAAGACAGTATTGTGTGGGTCTGAATTAAATTAATGCCGCAGTGCTGCTTTGTGAAAACGGCTTTAGTCTCCAAGCTCCACCCCTATCCAACAACAAGCATCTTCTGCAGCAGTTGGTGATGCACTGAATCCCACTCAAACCATGGAAATTCTTTACTTATGTGGGGGAAATACTCTTGTTTCACGGTCCTGTTTTTAACTTCCATTTTGTCAGCATTGTATGTAATTATTTGGCTGCTACTATAGATGGCATTGAAGTCACTGCTTGGAAGAAATTCAGGGTTGTTTAAATGGAGGTTACCACCCAGCAACGGCTTGTAGGCCTAATATTGTTTACTGTGCTGTATATTTCATCACCATCCACAATGAGCAGTACAGTggagaaataaatgcacaatttgaaaacttGTGATTACTTTTTAATGAACATCTAGCATAACGTGGagagtacatactgtacacacaattGTACATACAATTATACCCAAGAACAACAAagcatgtattttttaattcagaaaaTGGCTTGGCTATTATTCTTAGCTTTGGGAACCCACGTCTGTTCTCATTTTTACTCTGAGAAATGCCGTTTTTAATTATAGATCTGGACATGtctgaatgtttttcttttgtcgACTTAAACATTCAGTTCGGAGGATGTGTGTAGTTGTAGAATGCTTTTTGCGGCCGAAAGGGACAAGTCAAGTATTTACAGGTTAGATTCATGCTTTGCACACTGCATGTAAAACGTGCCTGTGTATGTCTACGTCTTAATGCTCTGATGTGCATTTGATGGGCATCCTACTGAATTTGACGGACATCATAATTTGTAAAAGGGGTGTGCAATGTTACATTTAagctacatttgaaatatatatattttggagaATAGGCTCAGCTATAGTTATTTTGATGAAATGAAACCGCTTTTTGCTCCACCCTTCTTACGTCGGAAGGCTCTCGTTTCCTGCGGGCGTAGCCTTTTAAACAGCTGTCGCATTGGCATCTCACCTGAGGACACGGGACTCTGTGAAAAGCAAGCCAAAGACTCCCGTCTTGTGGCGTCGTctgactgttttctttttctttttctttttttttgcccaagCCTGGCAGTCGATTGGGCCGcacccctcgccccctccccAAACGGTTGAATAATGAGTTTTCCGTCTCATTTGTTTGGGTAATCAGAGAATGTGGGTCATTTGAGTTCAGCGACGGCTCCGCCAAACTGCGCTCTGTCCTCGGCTTGCTTCCTCAGCACTCAGCACATTTTCCTCCAGCCTCTACTAGCCGAGCAAAGAGAGAACCGATCACCATCCCCGGTTAAACGCCACTGTCCGACCCAAGGAGGGAGCGCAGTGCTTTTCAAAAACAGGCTCCAGAGCCAGGAGAACTGGAGTCCTTACTTGACTCCCTGCTGTATATCATTTTGTCTCAATGCAGTGGAAACCAAGGGAACTGCATTGGATCTGTCAGCAGAGCACTGCAGAAAGCTGTGGTGTGTCTATACTACTTCAGACTGGGGCAGCCAGGCCTTGACCcagaaaaatgaatggaatgccaAGCCATGGATAATCACCTGTTTTGGCTAAAGGATCTGAGTAGTATTACATTGAACTGACTGTAATTGCGTCCCCGCCCCCCTGTACTGCTTACACAATAATGCCATATCCGATAGCTTGCACGCAGACTCCCGGCAGGCTTTCAGCACGACTGTAAATCCAATCCtgaaagaaattaaatgagTCAACCTTCACAGGAACAGACTTTTGCACTGTTTTGTTCTTTGAGAATGACCTCATAAATGTGGGTGCACGTCCTGTACTTTCTGTGGTTGGTTCTTTGCAGATGATGGTTATTTTACCAGTCTGACTGCTACATCTTTTCCTGTGGAGGTTATTGCACTCACTGGCTCAACTGTATAGATTCCTTCGTTGTATATTTGTGCTAATGGGCTATATCCATCTAGATTGTTAAAACTGATGTGGGTGGAATAGCAGTGATATTTTCTCAGAATTTATGATAATGAGTGCAAGAATTGCTTATCCAAATAAGATGGATGGAATTTAAAGAGACAACATCATCAACATGAAACAATGTTGATGATCAACATTAGGTGTGAAATGATGACTCAAGCGAAACGCCATGTGGTAAGCATCATACTCGGTGAatataaacatatttcatttcccATAGTCAATTAAAGTCCCCTAACTGGAGCGAAGACAACATGGCATTGTAATGGGGTAGTACAACAAGGCAGATGTTCTACACAGGCAATTTCCTTCACTTTAGGCAAATGCAATTTACCCCTATAGTTGAAGGTAGCATGGAAACTCCATGTGAACAGAACACTTGCCTTTGTGCTGATCTGAATCTGTCTCCTTGCTCTGCATGTCCTGCCattttggaggggggggcgggggggtttagGGGGGGGCAGCTGGGTAGGTTGGGCCAGCGATGTAAACTGGATAGGCGAGCCGTAAACGTGACACAAGAGCTGGCAAAATGGAATTTTCCATGAGAGGGCAACGGCTCCGTCCTGGCTCGGTAATTGCTAGAAAGTAATAATTACAGTCTGCCCGAATAACTGTGAATATGTCTGTCATATGTAGTCAAAACAGCCCAGAGGCGTAGGGTGGTAGGGGGGAGGGCTGGGCGGGGGTTGGTCGTGGGAGTCGGCCAGTGCTTTCTCAGGATCAAAAGGGAAATGCGTAGAAAGAAGAGACTGACTTTGTTCCGGTGTTGAAAGTCAGAACTGCCTACTCAGCAGCTTTAGAACTGTCGTTGGCAGTGCGGATATCTCTCACGCCCAACTGAACAAATCGAAAAAACTTTGGGAAGGTGGGAGAAGAACGACACCTCACTGTAAATAAGAGAGAgaattcatttgaaatccagTATCAAACCTCTTCCTGTGCTTATGAAACTCCCGAACCGTTTTGTTTGGCTTTAGAAGATCCTCTCCTCTTTGTTTAAATAGTCATAGTCTAGGCTGGGCTTAGACTGAGTTACATCACAGGGAGCTCTCAACCTCGTGGCCAGCTGAAGGATGTGTCTTTAGTGTAGGGGCCCCTGGTAGAGACAGGGATGTGTCTTTAGTGTAGGGGGCCCCATGGAGACAGGCGGCAGGGATGTATCTTTAGTGTAGGGGCCCCCATAGAGACAGGCGGCAGGGATGTGTCTTTAGTGTAGGGGCCCCTGGTAGAGACCGGGATGTGTCTTTAGTGTAGGGGCCCCCATGGAGACAGGCGGCAGGGATGTATCTTTAGTGTAGGGGCCCCCATAGAGACAGGCGGCAGGGATGTGTCTTTAGTGTAGGGGCCCCCGGTAGAGACAGGGATGTGTCTTTAGTGTAGGGGCCCCCAGTAGAGACAGGGGGCAGGGATGTGTCTTTAGTGTAGGGGCCCCCAGTAGAGACAGGGGGCAGGGATGTGTCTTTAGTGTAGGGGCCCCCGGTAGAGACAGGGATGTGTCTTTAGTGTAGGGGCCCCCAGTAGAGACAGGGGGCAGGGATGTGTCTTTAGTGTAGGGGCCCCCAGTAGAGACAGGGGGCAGGGATTTGTCTTTAGTGTAGGGGCCCCCAGTAGTGACAGGGGGCAGGGATGTGTCTTTAGTGTAGGGGCCCCCAGTAGAGACAGGGGGCAGGGATGTGTCTTTAGTGTAGGGGCCCCCAGTAGAGACAGGGGGCAGggatgtgtctgtagtgtaggGGCCCCCAGTAGAGACAGGGATGTGTCTTTAGTGTAGGGGCCCCCGGTAGAGACAGGGATGTGTCTTTAGTGTAGGGGCCCCCAGTAGAGACAGGGGGCAGGGATGTGTCTTTAGTGTAGGGGCCCCCGGTAAAGAGGCCCCTGGGTGGCAGCAATCGCTGCACACAGAGCACCAGGGACAGCACAGGGGCACGGCGAGGAGCAGCGGGCTCGGAAGTAACAGGGCTTTATGTGGGAATTATTCAAAGCGGTACTCAGGCCAAACTGGCTTTTCCTAAGCTGTTAATGGGGTTCTCCGGACTTTACAGTATTCAGTCCTCTTTGGAGCCGCAGGGAACCGGAAAAAACGAGGGAAAGAAAGCTTTGGCTTCAGCTGCTGCGAGGCTGGAGAAACAGAGGCGTGCTCAGCCCGCCCTGCTCCTGTAACCATCCTGGGTGATTCCACTGAAGCGATTAGcataagatccacacacactccctccagGCCTAATCGAATAATGGTGGTGGTTACGTTTCTTGTTGGCATTGAGACTCAAAATAAGATCTATCTGCTTCCAGAAGTGGTGCAATTTAATTAGAAATAGCACTGCTGTTTGTAATGCACTTTAAAATCCTACTTCTGCTGTACAGTTCAATTATTACTACAAAAGTGCGCTTTTTGAGAAATTTGTGACCAGCTCATGCTTGCATCTTGATCAAAGCTTGGGATAAatgttataataatataaaaatggtATACCAAGCAGAAAGtgacccccccaaccccaacccaaaacccaaacccccaatttacagtgcagttaacctactggCAGCTAACATTTAATAACAAACTCTTGTGGTAGAGTCTGAAATTTAGCACCAGTGTCTATAGAGCAGTGGTGGAAGTTTTGTTGAAGTTTCAACACTTTATCCAATATATTTGTGAAGATCTTCCTCATGTCCTGACCTCAATTTAACCCTCAGTGTATCTGTAAGGGATTACTGTAATGCCTATTACAGACATTAAGTTACCAAGGATATTATCCATAATGCTCTGAGCCAGCTCATCAGGCTGGCCCAAAAAAAGAGTATTGTGTTTCCTGTGACATTTATATTGCCAGATCTTTTTTTACGGTGTTGCTGGCCCTGTGGGTAGTGGCGAGATGAAGACCTCTATTATCTAATGGTCTTCATCGCCCAAATGCGATCCGTTGTTCAGTAATCTGAGCCCCTAGGCAACGCGTCTTCCCTCTGTCTCGATTTCTGCTTCTATTCAAAGATGGAGGCTGGCAGTTACATAAACTCACGCAAAGCCTCGTCATCACACAAATACAATGCGGCCTGTTTAGATTTCAGAGCACCTTGACCGATTTTGTTTACGCAACCCCTCTGCCTTGTTGCTTACATAATGGTGGACTGCAACGGTGTTTGTGTTgcggtttttcatttttttctccaagGGAGTCGACCGGCTCGACGGCAGTTTTTTGTCCTTCCTTTTCCCCAGTCTTTGGGAACTGCGAGGCTCCAGAGCAGATGACGCCGCAGCCAATAGCCGACACATGTGTCGTAAAAACGAGGGTGGGTAAACTCTTGGGGCCttcttttatgcttttattgtGACACTGAAGCAGGAAGGGTTCGGGCGGGGGAGGAGTCACACACGGCAGACAGGAGATCTCGACTCCTACTGAATACAAATTGCTCATTATGCCGTGTTCTGTTTCGGCTCTGGCCGCTTGCGGCAGGTTCGGGTCTAAGGTTACCAGACAGCTTTGTCTGATCTCCAGAAAAGGGAGGTGGGGTTCCCCCCGGACTCAAAGCTCTTGTGCTAAGCTGATGGAAAGCGGGGGGACATAAAGCCGCAAGCTGACGCTTTTCTCAGTTTGTCGTCAGCCGGGGCTGGGAAGCACGTCTCAAAAATGGGACCCGCTGTGTAAACCGAAGGGTCCAAAGACAAGGAGAAGGCAAACTTCTAAGATGCTGTTTAGAAGTGCTCTTCTGATTTTTCTTCCTCAGATCAATTTTTTTCCAAGTAAAAATGGGACCACTCTCTAGAGGCTGGCTTGGGTGGAAAGTGTACCTCACCAGAAGGCACTTGCTGTTGGTGTAATTTTAGTGAAAAAATCAGTGAGCTGCAGAACTACTGTTGCGTGAGGTGTTTTTACTCGAACGCCTTTGTCCCGTaacagggtttttttcccctcctaaTGAGGCTTAAATCCGCCGTACAAGGCTGCGCTTGGGTGATGTGTGGGTCCACTCATACCATGGCACTGGTAATGTAAGCTGGCAGCTCAGACTACACGAGTGGCCCTTTGACGAGCTCATTAAGTCACATCCTTTTCACAGCGAGCCCCACTCGCCCTCACAGTCTCCCACATCTCTGACTAACACAAAGAGAAAGtctgccctcccccccacaaCCTAAAGGGGGGACAAAACTTTGCCTCTAATCATGACAGGGGGCCGCTACTTTTCCACACGTACAGTAGACAAAGGCTGTAATGACATATTTTACAGTCTGTTACATGTATTGTCTTTGTCGTCATAGTCTTTGTCTTTCAACGGGGTCCTTTGGAATTGTACCGTAAGTACCCCCTACTGTCCCCTCATGCACATTAGCCCCAACCGTGTCAAAGGGATGTCACTACGTCTATTGCAGTGTATCCAACTTTATAATCGCAGCAAGGAAGCACAAATTCAAAGGGAAAAGCCTTAAGGTATGGAACAAATACGCCATTCCAGAAAaaggttttcatttattttaaaattgagAGGGGCAGACTCCATTCTATCACCGAAGGTTTCTGTTCAGAGGTTTGGGTTTTCCTTCCAACTTGTTATTTCTGGGCCTTGGCGCATGTTCTCTCCCCATTGCCAGAGATGGAGTCCATAGCTGTCCCCTTGGTCCAGTTAATGCTGGACCGAGTACAGTACAGGCCTCAAAGGCCCCAAGGTCGGCtggtgctctttccaccgcgaCCAGGTTCTTGTAATCCTTGTACAGCTTAACCTTTGGCAATCTGCCTCTATAAATGTTTCTACTGTACATAGATTCACCTCAATATACCCTAAAAGGCATTCCTTTCTTGGTACGTTTACCTCCCTCGCGCTCGTTCCGGCCAAACCATGCAGGCGGTGGTGGTCTTGGAAAAGTATGGAAGTGTGGGGAGAGTGAAACATCATAAAGTAGCTGGTGAGGAAATGTAAATTTTTCCCTCCAGAAAATATTTCCCCTTTTTTAAttccaattctttttttttctgctactAAAAATATTTCTGGCTGTTAGGTTTGTCATTTGCAGTTCATTTGCACTGGGTTTAGTGTAACTAATTAGCCAAATTATGTTGAAACGGTATATTTATCTTATTATCCATACCACAAACGCAAGCCCATTGCGGGAGCTAGTTAGCTGTGTCAGCTAGCTGTAAATAATAGCACAGAACATTCTAGCTTTGGTTTAGAGCTGATGGATTGTCAGAACTTAAATAGCACACAAGCTTGTAGTTGCATATGTAGCCAGCTCACTAAGAAGACGATACATGTCCAACTATTATACATGTGATTactctatatttaaaaaaaataaataacaattggAAGTTAAGTGAAGTGTTTTGTTcgtattttgtaaataaaatgactgtCATCGTCATT is part of the Conger conger chromosome 15, fConCon1.1, whole genome shotgun sequence genome and encodes:
- the klf13 gene encoding Krueppel-like factor 13: MDHFAAECLVSMSSRAIVHDPKGNREIKPETASAPRNGEETKDPLVKDNSSIFVVARILADFNQQNPTSFANQAEENKPPTLSREDGNSATPTTVNVEAGPKQRGKRVRGRIEHESPQKKHKCHYSGCEKVYGKSSHLKAHLRTHTGERPFPCTWPDCNKKFARSDELARHYRTHTGEKKFGCPLCDKRFMRSDHLTKHARRHSDFQPGMLKRPHGAGGARTGSLSDYSRSDASSPALSPASSP